The stretch of DNA ACAGTTTCATCTTATGAGAGAGTTGGCTACACATACTCGACTCTCACCCGAAACTCGTATTGACAAACTGATGAGGTTCAATGACAGACTTCGTAGAGAAGACAAAGTTATGCAGGAATTGAATGACTGGCATATGAAATTGGATAGAGCCTTGGTCGAAGTTCCTGCTCGCATATTGCCTTCCGAAAAGCTCATATTTGGCAGAAATGTTGCAATTAATACTGGACAAGGCGATTGGACGAGGGATATGCAAAGGGCACCTTTATTACTGTGCAAAGAATTAAGAAATTGGGTAATAATTGTGAATAACCGAGCTCAATACAATGTACAGGTGAGTAAGTTGACTATAAGTATTTAAAcacaatttatgatataacTCTAGGACGATATAAATGCACATCTTTCCTCCTGATGTCTTCACATGAAATAtcgttatcttattttttaggGTTTTCTGGATAAATTGTTTCGGGTGTCGAACGGATTGTCATTTCGAATTGAACATCCACAAGTATGCACGTTGAACGAAGATTCAGCGGGCACGTATATCGATTGTCTTGAGCGCATTCTTAGCAAGAATATTCCGGATTTGGTGTTCTGCGTCGTGAGCAATAATCGCAGCGATCGTTATGCAGCTATTAAGAAGAAGTGCTGCATAGATAGACCCGTCCCGTCGcagattattttacaaaagaacTTGGACGGTAAAAATGCTATGACTATCGCTACGAAAATAGCGATACAGATGAACTGTAAGTTAGGCGGAGCTCCTTGGCAAATTGACATGCCGTGTAGAGGACTAATGGCTATCGGCTTCGACGTATGTCGTGATTCGAACGTTAAGGGCAAAGAGTATCGTAagtatctttaaatattaagatcTGACAATGATATTTcctatttcgatattttaatagcgAACATTGCGGTATCCGTCATATTCGTAAATTTCGCATTGTCTATTTTGATTAgaaactaataaatttgactAATTTGTGATTACAGTGGCTATGGTTGCAACCGTCGATCACTCGCAGACGCGATACTTCAGTTACGTTTCGCTATATCACAATCATGAAGAGCTCGGCGAGCAACTCTGCGAGGGTGTGAGAAAGGCAGTGCATGCGTATCGCGTCTTTAACAAAGCCCTGCCCATGTATCTCCTAATTTATCGTGACGGTGTCAGCGATGGTCAGCTATCGCAAGTTAATGAATATGAAGTAGAAAGCTTGAAAAAGAAGCTCGAGGAGCTCTACTACGGGCCGCATTTCAAGATGACATTTATAGTCGTATCCAAGAACAATACTCGACTTTTCCTTAACAGACGTAATCCACCGACCGGTACGATTGTTGACGACGTTGTGACTTGTCCGTTTAAGTATGATTTTTTCCTTGTGTCGCAACAAGTAAGACAAGGCACAATTTCGCCTACCGCGTATAACGTTATTTCGGATAATAGCGGCTTGCATCCAGACGTGATGCAAATTGTGACCTTTAAATTAACTCATATGTATTACAATTGCTCAAGCACCGTGCGTGCACCGGCGCCTTGCCATTATGCGAAAAAGTTTTCGTCCTTAGTGGGACGGGTCCTTCATCGACCTCCGGGTTCACAGCTACAAAATCAGTTATTCTTTTTGTAAAGAACTTCCTTAATACTTGTCTCGGATAAAACAAAcgtgaaaatgtttaatttaaatttctttatatttcttagatattaataagttcttgatttaatttttctgttcaGACAATCAATActattaagatattttattgtttatcttACTACCAAAGACTCATTTTATTGCGAAAGACTTTCAAAAAaacatatcaatatttttcatacaattaaaaatcaaaattgtttgattttttattgagttatcaatattgatattacTCAAACTGAAGAGTATATCAATATGACATTCTATGAAAATGTGCATGACTGGTTTTATATAGAATGgtacatttttttcgtttcttttcttttggtcttatgtttttttgtgatattttttgcaatatttacttaattttagtAACAATTAACACAATGCAgaagtaatcaaataattaatatgcttttactaaaaatatctttatgaatcaattttgataatattaatattatttcataatgatTTATctg from Linepithema humile isolate Giens D197 chromosome 2, Lhum_UNIL_v1.0, whole genome shotgun sequence encodes:
- the LOC105673935 gene encoding piwi-like protein Siwi, with amino-acid sequence MSKQGKDKWDPHDPSEPSTSGYRKPYSRSSEHERRHSSGKKKDKLKSVSKISESEYDTDASTSTYSRQYGSEQTEIKSEPMEVKSEPVEVKSESMDIKSEDGSGDAKLKSEDTASTQGRKRETIFVSRPKSLVNKKGTSGKQILVQSNHFKLPTVPDWNLYMFRIDFEPDETRTVVRKGLLKLHKEKIGPYIFDGTVLYTVTELPDKMELISTRKSDNAHIKITIRFVGSVLREDPHYIVFFNIVMRKCLEYLQLQLVGRNYYDAKNKVSIRQFKLELWPGYVTAIRQYERDFMMCVEISHKVLRQETLMHILTESYGSHDFRLAFSNTVIGMTVLTDYNNHTYRVEDVDFDVSPSSKFPMKSGEEISYLEYYWTKYKIRITNPTQPLLVTRTKPKVKNLGKGDLVYLIPELCRPIGLTEKMKEQFHLMRELATHTRLSPETRIDKLMRFNDRLRREDKVMQELNDWHMKLDRALVEVPARILPSEKLIFGRNVAINTGQGDWTRDMQRAPLLLCKELRNWVIIVNNRAQYNVQGFLDKLFRVSNGLSFRIEHPQVCTLNEDSAGTYIDCLERILSKNIPDLVFCVVSNNRSDRYAAIKKKCCIDRPVPSQIILQKNLDGKNAMTIATKIAIQMNCKLGGAPWQIDMPCRGLMAIGFDVCRDSNVKGKEYLAMVATVDHSQTRYFSYVSLYHNHEELGEQLCEGVRKAVHAYRVFNKALPMYLLIYRDGVSDGQLSQVNEYEVESLKKKLEELYYGPHFKMTFIVVSKNNTRLFLNRRNPPTGTIVDDVVTCPFKYDFFLVSQQVRQGTISPTAYNVISDNSGLHPDVMQIVTFKLTHMYYNCSSTVRAPAPCHYAKKFSSLVGRVLHRPPGSQLQNQLFFL